The Clostridioides difficile genome has a segment encoding these proteins:
- a CDS encoding aminotransferase class V-fold PLP-dependent enzyme produces the protein MIYLDNAATTYPKPERVYDAVLDCMKNYCANPGRAGHKLAMRAAREIYDTRENVAKLFNVSNPMNIVFTSNATDSLNLAIKGVLQKGDHVITTSMEHNSVIRPIKALEQKGVENTVVKCDDEGFLDYEELEKSIKDNTKLIVTTHASNVCGTLIDIKKVGEIAKKHNIIFLVDASQTAGVYDIDVNKYNIDMLAMPGHKCLFGPQGTGVLYVREGLNLNILKEGGTGSKSEEMVQPELFPDKYESGTHNTPGIAGLNQGVLFIFERGINNIRQHEEELCQYMLNKLEEVPDIKIYGPKDSKKRASVIAINIGNMDSGEVTFLLDSEYNIATRSGIHCSPLAHTTLGTLKQGAVRFSIGYFNTKDEIDKAIDALKKISKNK, from the coding sequence ATGATTTATCTAGATAATGCTGCAACTACATATCCAAAACCTGAAAGAGTTTATGATGCTGTTTTAGATTGTATGAAAAACTATTGTGCAAATCCAGGAAGAGCAGGACATAAGCTTGCTATGAGGGCTGCTAGAGAAATTTATGACACAAGAGAAAATGTAGCTAAGTTATTTAATGTAAGTAATCCTATGAATATAGTATTTACGTCTAACGCAACAGACTCTTTGAATTTAGCAATAAAAGGTGTATTACAAAAGGGAGATCATGTAATAACAACATCTATGGAACATAATTCAGTAATAAGACCTATAAAAGCGCTTGAGCAAAAAGGAGTCGAGAATACTGTAGTAAAATGTGATGATGAAGGTTTTTTAGATTATGAAGAGTTAGAAAAATCAATAAAGGATAACACTAAGTTGATTGTAACTACACATGCATCTAATGTGTGTGGAACATTAATAGATATAAAAAAGGTTGGAGAAATAGCTAAGAAACATAATATAATATTCTTGGTAGATGCATCACAAACAGCAGGTGTTTATGATATAGATGTGAATAAATATAATATAGACATGTTGGCAATGCCTGGTCATAAATGTTTATTTGGACCTCAAGGAACAGGTGTCTTATATGTAAGAGAAGGCCTAAATTTAAATATATTAAAAGAGGGTGGAACAGGTAGTAAATCAGAAGAAATGGTTCAACCAGAACTGTTCCCAGATAAATACGAGTCAGGAACTCATAATACCCCAGGTATAGCAGGACTTAATCAAGGTGTATTATTTATATTTGAAAGAGGAATCAACAATATAAGACAACATGAAGAAGAATTATGTCAATATATGCTAAATAAGTTAGAAGAAGTACCAGACATAAAGATATACGGTCCAAAAGACAGTAAAAAAAGAGCTTCAGTAATAGCTATAAATATAGGGAATATGGATTCTGGAGAAGTTACTTTTTTATTAGATAGTGAATATAATATAGCAACTAGATCAGGGATACATTGTTCTCCATTAGCTCATACTACTTTAGGTACATTAAAACAAGGTGCAGTAAGATTCAGTATAGGTTATTTCAATACGAAAGATGAAATAGATAAAGCAATAGATGCCTTGAAGAAAATTTCAAAAAATAAATAG
- a CDS encoding ParB/RepB/Spo0J family partition protein produces the protein MENKSKRSNRLGRGLSALIPEIKGETSDKEIVNIDIDKIYPNEVQPRKQFDEEKIKVLSESIKNYGVLQPIVVKMDENNKYMIIAGERRFRASKLANKGQIPAIIKDIEMKDIMEIALIENLQREDLNSIEEALAYKSLIEHYNVTQEEISEAVGKSRPHITNTLRLLNLGQDVIDMIDSGKITAGHGKALLRIVDKKLQLQIAKKIEEEELSVREVENIAKKISENKEEDITKKSKPKDVFILDVEDKLRNIFGTKVNISKGKKKGKIEIEYYNDDDLNSIVSMLLE, from the coding sequence ATGGAGAATAAGTCTAAAAGAAGTAATAGATTAGGTCGAGGTCTTAGTGCATTGATACCAGAGATTAAAGGAGAAACTTCAGATAAAGAGATAGTTAATATAGATATAGACAAAATATATCCAAACGAAGTTCAGCCGAGAAAGCAATTTGATGAAGAAAAAATAAAAGTGTTATCTGAGTCTATAAAAAATTATGGCGTACTACAACCAATAGTAGTTAAAATGGATGAAAATAATAAGTACATGATAATAGCTGGTGAAAGAAGATTTAGAGCCTCAAAGCTTGCAAATAAAGGTCAAATACCTGCTATAATTAAAGATATAGAGATGAAAGACATAATGGAGATAGCTTTAATTGAAAACTTACAAAGGGAAGATTTAAATTCAATAGAAGAAGCACTAGCATATAAAAGTTTAATAGAACATTACAATGTAACTCAAGAAGAAATATCAGAAGCTGTTGGTAAAAGTAGACCTCATATAACTAACACTTTGAGACTTTTAAATCTAGGACAAGATGTTATAGATATGATAGATAGTGGTAAAATAACGGCAGGTCATGGAAAGGCTTTGTTAAGGATTGTAGATAAAAAATTACAACTACAAATCGCCAAAAAGATAGAGGAGGAAGAACTTTCTGTAAGAGAGGTTGAAAATATTGCAAAAAAAATATCTGAAAATAAAGAAGAAGATATAACAAAGAAATCTAAGCCTAAAGATGTATTTATTTTAGATGTAGAAGATAAACTTAGAAATATTTTTGGAACCAAAGTAAATATCTCTAAAGGTAAGAAAAAAGGTAAAATAGAGATAGAATATTATAATGACGATGATTTAAACAGTATTGTATCAATGCTTCTTGAATAA
- a CDS encoding AAA family ATPase gives MGKVIAIFNQKGGVGKTTTNVNLSASLGTLGKKILVLDLDPQGNTTSGYGIDKNEVENTIYEIMLDGLHIKEAIIKTEFENVDVVPSATELAGAEIELASISNREYILKNSIKAVKDEYDYIFLDCPPSLGMLTINCLTAVDSVLIPIQCEYYALEGVSQLMETIKLVKSRLNTDIEIQGVVLSMFDGRANLSIQVVEEVKKYFKGSVYTTLIPRNVRLAEAPSHGKPAIYYDKRCRGSVAYLELAEEFIDLEEEEW, from the coding sequence ATGGGCAAAGTTATAGCTATATTTAATCAAAAGGGTGGAGTCGGAAAAACTACAACAAATGTAAATTTAAGTGCTAGTTTAGGAACCTTAGGAAAAAAGATATTAGTATTAGATTTGGACCCTCAAGGAAATACAACTAGTGGATATGGCATTGATAAAAATGAAGTGGAAAATACAATCTATGAGATTATGTTAGATGGTTTGCATATTAAAGAAGCAATAATAAAAACAGAGTTTGAAAATGTAGATGTAGTTCCATCAGCTACGGAACTAGCTGGTGCAGAGATAGAGCTTGCATCTATAAGTAATAGAGAGTATATTTTAAAAAATTCCATAAAAGCAGTAAAGGATGAATACGACTATATATTTTTGGATTGCCCTCCTTCACTTGGGATGCTTACAATAAATTGTCTAACAGCTGTAGATAGTGTTTTAATTCCTATACAATGTGAATATTATGCCCTAGAAGGTGTAAGCCAATTAATGGAAACTATAAAATTAGTAAAATCAAGGTTAAATACAGATATAGAAATTCAAGGTGTTGTTTTAAGTATGTTTGATGGAAGAGCTAATCTATCAATACAAGTCGTTGAAGAAGTCAAAAAGTATTTTAAAGGAAGTGTATATACAACTCTAATTCCAAGGAATGTAAGGCTTGCAGAAGCTCCTAGTCATGGTAAACCAGCAATTTATTATGATAAAAGATGTAGAGGGTCTGTAGCTTATTTGGAACTAGCAGAAGAATTTATAGATTTAGAAGAGGAGGAGTGGTAG
- a CDS encoding GerMN domain-containing protein, whose protein sequence is MKNKKIMLVLSILSISILAVGCSNAQNEGTKKETKNNTNVEQPKDENTKENNDEKEVPNKKSASTPNEDKKTESTVIYSFDVDKTDLIENKVNLEKIDENTLFAELQKLKVIPESAKLNSFTTKDIDGVKTGILDISSDFTKSNLGSDAETLMLDSVARTYIKNMNVEQIKLTVDGANYESGHIVLEDGDYLK, encoded by the coding sequence ATGAAAAATAAGAAAATAATGTTAGTGTTAAGTATATTATCTATATCTATATTGGCAGTTGGATGTAGCAATGCTCAAAATGAAGGAACTAAAAAAGAAACTAAAAATAATACAAATGTTGAGCAACCAAAGGACGAAAATACTAAAGAAAATAATGATGAAAAAGAAGTTCCTAACAAAAAGTCTGCATCAACTCCAAATGAAGATAAGAAGACAGAATCTACTGTTATTTACTCTTTTGATGTAGACAAAACAGATTTAATTGAAAATAAGGTTAATTTAGAAAAAATTGATGAAAACACTTTATTTGCTGAGCTTCAAAAGCTTAAAGTAATTCCAGAATCTGCAAAACTAAATTCATTTACTACAAAGGATATTGATGGTGTAAAAACTGGTATATTAGATATTAGCTCTGATTTTACAAAATCAAACTTAGGTAGTGATGCAGAAACTTTAATGCTTGATTCAGTTGCACGTACTTACATAAAGAACATGAATGTTGAACAAATAAAGCTTACTGTTGATGGTGCTAACTATGAAAGTGGCCATATAGTTCTTGAAGATGGAGATTATTTAAAGTAA